Proteins encoded in a region of the Pangasianodon hypophthalmus isolate fPanHyp1 chromosome 21, fPanHyp1.pri, whole genome shotgun sequence genome:
- the si:ch1073-184j22.2 gene encoding dual specificity protein phosphatase 18 isoform X2, whose translation MVRVCQQLIFFSRETQTSQDRERTQQGTSFMSLSQITPSLFLGGADAPLNRALVTRKGITLIINATLSHSCPTYPGVECVRVAVPDLPTARLSEHFDRVAARIHNNRAGGTLVHCAAGMSRSPALIMAYLMKYKGVTLCQAHHWVRQSRPSIRLNAGFWDQLLDYEKRLYGKNTVKVAAPLEAPKTPKMVPRYSLRECPSSPRLGRFRR comes from the exons ATGGTTCGAGTTTGCCAACAGCTGATTTTCTTcagcagagaaacacagaccagtcaggacagagagagaacacagcaaGGGACCAG CTTCATGTCTCTGTCCCAGATCACCCCAAGCCTTTTCCTGGGTGGAGCCGATGCCCCTCTCAATCGAGCCCTCGTGACTCGTAAGGGCATCACCCTCATCATAAATGCCACCCTGTCCCACAGCTGCCCCACATACCCAGGAGTCGAGTGTGTACGTGTAGCTGTACCTGATCTTCCTACTGCACGTCTGAGTGAGCACTTTGACCGAGTGGCAGCCCGCATTCATAACAATCGAGCCGGTGGAACACTGGTGCACTGCGCAGCAGGCATGAGCCGCTCACCCGCTTTGATCATGGCCTACCTCATGAAGTACAAGGGAGTGACACTGTGCCAGGCGCACCACTGGGTGAGGCAGAGCCGACCCTCGATCCGCCTCAACGCAGGATTCTGGGACCAGCTTCTGGACTATGAAAAGAGACTTTATGGGAAAAATACAGTGAAAGTTGCTGCTCCATTGGAAGCACCTAAAACGCCCAAAATGGTTCCCAGATACAGTCTGAGAGAGTGTCCATCATCTCCAAGGCTGGGCCGGTTTAGGCGATAG
- the si:ch1073-184j22.2 gene encoding dual specificity protein phosphatase 18 isoform X1 has translation MIVALEPKHSQSLFMVRVCQQLIFFSRETQTSQDRERTQQGTSFMSLSQITPSLFLGGADAPLNRALVTRKGITLIINATLSHSCPTYPGVECVRVAVPDLPTARLSEHFDRVAARIHNNRAGGTLVHCAAGMSRSPALIMAYLMKYKGVTLCQAHHWVRQSRPSIRLNAGFWDQLLDYEKRLYGKNTVKVAAPLEAPKTPKMVPRYSLRECPSSPRLGRFRR, from the exons ATGATTGTTGCGTTGGAACCCAAACA TTCCCAAAGCCTTTTTATGGTTCGAGTTTGCCAACAGCTGATTTTCTTcagcagagaaacacagaccagtcaggacagagagagaacacagcaaGGGACCAG CTTCATGTCTCTGTCCCAGATCACCCCAAGCCTTTTCCTGGGTGGAGCCGATGCCCCTCTCAATCGAGCCCTCGTGACTCGTAAGGGCATCACCCTCATCATAAATGCCACCCTGTCCCACAGCTGCCCCACATACCCAGGAGTCGAGTGTGTACGTGTAGCTGTACCTGATCTTCCTACTGCACGTCTGAGTGAGCACTTTGACCGAGTGGCAGCCCGCATTCATAACAATCGAGCCGGTGGAACACTGGTGCACTGCGCAGCAGGCATGAGCCGCTCACCCGCTTTGATCATGGCCTACCTCATGAAGTACAAGGGAGTGACACTGTGCCAGGCGCACCACTGGGTGAGGCAGAGCCGACCCTCGATCCGCCTCAACGCAGGATTCTGGGACCAGCTTCTGGACTATGAAAAGAGACTTTATGGGAAAAATACAGTGAAAGTTGCTGCTCCATTGGAAGCACCTAAAACGCCCAAAATGGTTCCCAGATACAGTCTGAGAGAGTGTCCATCATCTCCAAGGCTGGGCCGGTTTAGGCGATAG
- the sft2d3 gene encoding vesicle transport protein SFT2C: MAELNRQLQEYLAQSKSGAKTISQSSSSTTVNIDEADSSVPGSWFGRWSSPFSGRGGSSTGPSSSSGFSWPWSAEPDPCLPGVSRSQRLVAFGVCILFSALCFGLSALYAPLLLLKARKFALLWSLGSLFALTGAAVLRGPSRMIAAPSPGAVIYLCSLGATLYAALGLHSTMLTALGAIVQIGAIVGYVVSLVPGGSAGMRFVGGMAASAIKRTVTGKTMPI; the protein is encoded by the coding sequence ATGGCGGAGTTAAACCGACAGCTTCAGGAATATTTAGCCCAGTCTAAGAGCGGTGCAAAGACAATATCGCAGTCGAGCTCCAGCACTACAGTGAACATCGATGAAGCCGACAGCAGTGTTCCGGGCAGCTGGTTCGGTCGGTGGTCGAGTCCGTTCTCAGGTCGCGGCGGATCCTCCACAGGCCCGAGCTCGAGCAGCGGGTTTTCCTGGCCGTGGTCTGCGGAACCCGATCCGTGTCTGCCGGGCGTGAGTCGGTCTCAGCGGCTGGTCGCATTCGGGGTGTGTATCTTGTTTTCGGCGCTGTGTTTCGGGCTCTCGGCTCTGTATGCGCCGCTGCTGTTACTGAAGGCGAGGAAATTCGCTCTGCTGTGGTCCCTCGGCTCGCTTTTCGCGCTGACCGGCGCCGCCGTCCTGCGCGGTCCGAGCCGCATGATCGCCGCCCCGTCCCCGGGGGCCGTGATATACCTGTGCTCGCTGGGGGCGACGCTGTACGCGGCGCTGGGGCTCCACAGCACCATGCTCACGGCGCTCGGAGCCATCGTGCAGATCGGCGCTATAGTGGGCTACGTGGTGTCTCTGGTGCCCGGTGGCAGCGCGGGGATGAGGTTTGTCGGCGGAATGGCTGCATCAGCCATCAAAAGGACAGTGACCGGCAAAACCATGCCCATATGA